The Actinomyces viscosus genome segment GGGGATTGTGTCGCCGCTGGGAGACGGAGCCGTGGCCGTAGTGGCGCGCCGAGACCTGGCCTGCGCGGCGGCCTCGGTTGTCAGCGAGCCTGCCAGGCACAGGGAGAAGGTCTATGAGCTGGTGGGAAACCGTCCGATCTCCGCTGCCGATGTCGCCGGCCGCCTGGGCTGCGAGGTGAGGGACATCAGCTTGAGCGAGTTCCGGGACCAGCTCGTAGCCGGCGGTGGGGTGTCGGCCTTCCGTCTGTCCATGATGCTCTCGATCGCCAGTGTTATCCGGCACGGATTCCTGGCCACAACGGGGGACGACCTCCCAAGGCTGCTGGGCAGAGAACCCATGGACCCGCTCGCCGTCGCCGCTGAGGCGGTTGCCGCTCATCGCCCTGGCCCAGGAACTGAGGGCAACTGAAAATATCGGAGATTTAATTTTTTGTCTCTTGAGGTGAACTGATCGGGTTCGGTGCCGGTTTCAGTGGTTGTATGGATTGTGACTTGCCTGCTGGTGGATCTGACCTATGATGGTGTCGCTCAAGAGGCCATTATTACGTCAACGGAGAACTGTGGTGGCACTTCCCTATCAAAATATCGAAACCTATGCGCGCCGTGGGTGTGTTGGCTGCTGCCACTGCGAAGGTGGTTCCAAAAACATCGCTGTAGTGGAGTTTAAACGAGATTATTTTGTGAGTCGGTAGGGGAACTTGTTTGCCTGGATGAAGGTCTCGAATGCTTGTCGGGTTTGGGGGAATGTGGCTCTTTGGTGGTTGCTGATACTGTCCTTTGCTTCTTTCCAGACGTGCTCGATGGGGTTCTCGTCGGGGCTGTAGGCGGGTAGGTTGATCAGGTGGATCCTCTCGAGGTTCTTGATGGTCTTGAGGCTGTTTGTGAGCTTTGCTGAACGGTGCCAGGAGGCGTTGTCCCACACGATGACGATCTTCTTCTTGTCGGGGTGCTTCACGGTCAGGTCGATCAGGGCCTGGGTGATGGTGCCGGTGTCCTGCCAGTCGAGGGTCATCAAGTCGACGGTGCCGTCGGTCTCGTGCAGGAAGCCGATGTAGGACTGGGCCTGGCGGCGGCGGTCGACCTCCAGGCGGGCGGCGTCCCCCCGGCGGATCCACGCCCTGCGCACGATCGCCTCGTGCTCGATACGCACCTCGTCGGCGCACACCACCATCACCTCGGGATCGGACCACTTGCGGACGATCTCGGAACGGATCTGGCTCATGCGCTGGTCAACGTCCGCCTGGGGCGGGCGGCGCTGGTCAACGGTCTGGGGGCGGTGGAAGGACAGGCCCGCCATGTGCAGCAGGAACCGGTAGGAGGCGGCAGAGGCGTACTCCACCTCGAAGTGGTCGTAGACCCAGGCCGCCAGATGGGGCACGTCCCAGAACCCGATGGGCAGGCCCTGCTCCGACGGGGGTCGGGACAGTACCCCGGCCACCTCCTGGCGCTGGGTGGCGGTGAGCCTGGAGGCGTTGAGGTTGCCGGCGTGACCGGTGTGGATTGAGGCCAGGCGGTACCGGTTCCACTCCCGAGCCCAGCTGCGCACCGTCTCGGGCGTGCGCTCGACGACCTGGGCCACGACCGCGGTATCCACACCCTTGGACAGCAGCACGACCGCCTCGGACTTCAAACGCATCAACCTGTAAGGCGCCTGGTGCTTATAGCCCTGCAAAACAGTCCACTCATCATCACTAACCACGACCCTGTCCATCCCAGCATGATATTCCGCCCTCGACCCGAGAGCTCACACGAAACGCCGACAACACAAGAGACGACAACAAAAGAAGCCAGCACCAGCAGCCAAGCACCCCACGAGAAAGCGACACCCCCACATCGGACGCCCCACGAATACCCGATCACCAACCCAACAACAAAACCAGCAACACGAATCTTGTTTTAATCACACTATAGAACTATTGCCCTGTGGACGATCGGGATATTTACCTGCGGATTTGGATTGCTGGCCATTCCTTTCTTTAAGAAATGCGTTTATTGTGGTCATGGCACTTTCTTAAATGGTCACAATCCACACGTTGTAAGGTAAGTTATTCTGTCTGTTAGGGTGGTTTATTGAACTTGACGGGTGGGTGTTTGTGGTGCCGGAGTTGGTGTCGGCGGGCGGCCACGAACTACAGTTGACCTGCAACGACAGGGGAGCGCCCCGTCGTCGGCCCGGCCCCGACTGGCCGATGGGCCGCCGCCGACGGCGCTGAGAGTGCGGAAGCCCGCAGACCCTCGAACCTGCTCCGGTTAGCACCGGCGAAGGAAGTCGAGACATCTCCCCGGCGCGCCGCAGGCGGCCGCCGGGCCCTCCGGAGAACCATCGGAGGCACACATGACCACCCAGTCCACTCAGCCAGGCCGCCAGCCGGCCCGACCCGCCCGCCCGGTCTCGTCCGCCCGGGCACCGCTGCCCGGCAACCGGCCCTCCCGCCATCCCGCCCGCCCGGCCCTCAGCCGCCGCGCCCTGCTCGCCGGCACCGCCGCCGGCGCTGTCGGCCTGGGCCTGGCCGCCTGCGGCAGGAGCGGCAAGACCGACTCCAAGACCGTCACGGTCGTCACCCACGACTCCTTCCACGTCTCGGACGACCTCATCAAGTCCTTCACCTCCGAGACCGGCTACACCCTCAAGGTCGCCACCTCCGGCGACGCCGGCGCCCTGGTCAACAAGCTCGTCCTGACCAAGGACGCGCCGCTGGGCGATGCCGTCTTCGGCATCGACAACACCTATGCCACCCGCGCCCTCGACCAGGGCGTCATCGACACCTCCGCCACCGTCACCCTGCCCCAGAGCGCCGAGGGCTACGTCGTCGCCGACACCCCGGCCCTCGCCCCGATCGACGTCGGCGACGTCTGCCTCAACATCGACACCGGCTACTTCACCGGCAAGGGCCTCACGCCCCCCGCCACCTTCGAGGACCTGACCAAACCCGAGTACAAGGGCCTGCTCGTGGCCATCAACCCCACGAACTCCTCGCCCGGCATGGCCTGGCTGCTGGCCACCATCGGCCACTTCGGTGCAGGCTCCTTCGCCGACTACTGGAAGCAGCTCACCGCCAACGACGCCCGGATCGCCGAGGACTGGACCAGCGCCTACGAGACCGACTTCTCCGCCAGCGGCAAGGGCACCTACCCCGTCGTCGTCTCCTACGCCTCCTCCCCCTCCTTCACGGTCTCCGACGACGGCGCCTCCAGCTCCACCTCCGCCCTGCTGGACACCGCCTTCCGCCAGGTCGAGTACGCCGGGGTCCTCAAGGGCGCCGCCAACCCGGAGGGCGGCAAGGCCTTCGTGGAGTGGATGCTCTCCAAGGCCGTCCAGGAGGATATCCCCGGCCAGATGTACATGTACCCGGTCCTGCCCGACGCCACCCTGCCCGAGGCCCTGACCAAGTTCGGGCCGCTGTCCATCGCGCCGGTGACCGTGGATCCCAAGGAGATCACCGCCCACCGCGAGGAGTGGCTGAGCACCTGGACCGAGGCCGTCGGCAAGTGACCGCGCCGCGCGAGGAGACCCCGGGGACCGACGGCGCCGCCCGAGCCGACGCCGGGACCGGCAGCGGGCGGGGCCGGCCGGGCGGACCCGGCGGGCCCCGGCCGGGCTGGGGCGAGCGCATCGGCTGGGCCCTGGCCGCAGCCTGCCCGCTGGCCTTCCTGACGGTCTTCTTCGCCTGGCCCGTGGCCACGCTCATGGGACGCGGCCTCGCGCCGGACGGCGCCCTGGACCTGGGCGGCTTCGGCGAGGTCCTCGCCCGCGAGCGCACCTGGCGGATCCTGGGCCAGACCCTCACCCAGACGACCCTCGGCACCGCCGTGTGCGTGGCCCTCGGCGTCCCCGGGGCCCTCGTGCTCTACCGGCGCTCCTTCCCCGGCCGCGACCTGCTGCGCGGGGTGGTCACCGTGCCCTTCGTGCTGCCGACCGTCGTCGTCGGCGTCGCCTTCCACGCCCTGGTCACCCGCGGCGGCCCCCTGGAGGCCCTGGGCCTGGACGGGACGCTGACCGCGGTCGTGGCCGCGCTGGCCTTCTTCAACTACGGGCTCGTGGTGCGCACCGTGGGCACCATGTGGTCGCGGCTCGACCCGCGCGCCGTGGAGGCCGCCCGGGCGCTGGGAGCCTCGCCGGGCCGGGCCTTCGCCACCGTCACCCTGCCCGCGCTGGCGCCCGCGATCGCCTCGGCCGCCTCCCTGACCTTCCTGTTCTGCGCCACCGCCTACGGGGTGGTGCTCGTGCTCGGCGGGGTGGGGGTCGGCACCATCGAGACCGAGATCTACCGGCTGACCACCCAGTACCTCGACCTGCGGGGCGCGGCCGTCCTGTCCGTGGTCCAGCTCGGCGTCATCGCGCTGGCCCTGTGGGTGGCCGAGCGGGCGCGCGCCGCCACCCAGACGCGCCTGCGCCTGCGCACCGAGGTCCCGGCCCCGCGGCTGCGCGCCGCCGACGCCCCCGCGCTCGCGGTCACCGCCGCCACGGTCGTGGGGCTGCTGGTGGCGCCGATGGCGGTGCTCGTGGTGCGCTCCCTGCAGCGCGACGGCGCCTGGACCCTGGCGAACTACACCGACCTGGGCACGACCGGCGGGCGCAGCGCCCTGCTCGTGACCGTGTGGGAGGCGGCCGTGAACTCGGTGAGCGTGGCCGTGGCGGCCGCGGCCATCGCCCTGACGCTGGGGGCGGCCGTCTGCCTGGTCATCTCGCGCCGGCCCCGCAGCCGGGCGCTGGCCCGGGTCATCACCGGGCTCGACGCCGTCTTCATGCTGCCGCTGGGGGTCTCCGCCGTGACGGTCGGCTTCGGCTTCCTCATCACCCTGGCGCGCCCGCCGCTGGCCCTGACCCGCTCCTGGTGGATCCTGCCGCTGGCGCAGGCCGTGGTGGCCGTGCCGCTGGTGGTGCGCACCCTGCTGCCGACGCTGCGCGCCATCGACCCGCGCCAGCGCGAGGCCGCGGCCGCCCTGGGGGCCGGGCCCGCCCGGGTGCTGCTGACCGTGGACGGGCCCCAGCTGCTGCGCGCCGGCGGGCTGGCCGCCGGCTTCGCCCTGGCGACCTCGCTGGGGGAGTTCGGGGCGACGTCGTTCCTGGCCCGGCCCCAGGAGCCGACGCTGCCGGTGGTCGTCTACCGGCTCATCGGCAGCCCCGGCTCCCAGAACCAGGGGATGGCCCTGGCCGGCGGCGTGGTGCTGGCGGTGGGCAGCGCCGCCGTCATGCTCGGCTGCGAGTGGCTCCAGACCCGGCTCGGGCCCGGAGGAGGACATGGAGACGGCCGCGCGGTGGCCGCAACGGACGGAGGTGGGCGGCCATGAGCCCGGAGACCAGTGGTACCAGCGCTTCTACGGGCCTGTCGGTGCGCGGGCTCGCCGTGGCCTACGGGAACCTGCGCGCCGTCGACGGCGTCGACCTGGAGGTGAGCGCCGGGGAGGTCGTCGCCCTCCTGGGGGCCTCCGGCTCGGGGAAGTCCTCGCTGCTGCGGGCGGTGGCCGGCCTGGAGGACGTGGCCGGCGGCGAGGTCGCCTGGGACGGGCGGGACATGGTGCGCGTGCCCGTGCACAAGCGCGGCTTCGGCCTCATGTTCCAGGACGGCCAGCTCTTCGAGCACCGTGACGTCGGCGGCAACATCGCC includes the following:
- a CDS encoding IS630 family transposase; translated protein: MRLKSEAVVLLSKGVDTAVVAQVVERTPETVRSWAREWNRYRLASIHTGHAGNLNASRLTATQRQEVAGVLSRPPSEQGLPIGFWDVPHLAAWVYDHFEVEYASAASYRFLLHMAGLSFHRPQTVDQRRPPQADVDQRMSQIRSEIVRKWSDPEVMVVCADEVRIEHEAIVRRAWIRRGDAARLEVDRRRQAQSYIGFLHETDGTVDLMTLDWQDTGTITQALIDLTVKHPDKKKIVIVWDNASWHRSAKLTNSLKTIKNLERIHLINLPAYSPDENPIEHVWKEAKDSISNHQRATFPQTRQAFETFIQANKFPYRLTK
- a CDS encoding ABC transporter permease translates to MTAPREETPGTDGAARADAGTGSGRGRPGGPGGPRPGWGERIGWALAAACPLAFLTVFFAWPVATLMGRGLAPDGALDLGGFGEVLARERTWRILGQTLTQTTLGTAVCVALGVPGALVLYRRSFPGRDLLRGVVTVPFVLPTVVVGVAFHALVTRGGPLEALGLDGTLTAVVAALAFFNYGLVVRTVGTMWSRLDPRAVEAARALGASPGRAFATVTLPALAPAIASAASLTFLFCATAYGVVLVLGGVGVGTIETEIYRLTTQYLDLRGAAVLSVVQLGVIALALWVAERARAATQTRLRLRTEVPAPRLRAADAPALAVTAATVVGLLVAPMAVLVVRSLQRDGAWTLANYTDLGTTGGRSALLVTVWEAAVNSVSVAVAAAAIALTLGAAVCLVISRRPRSRALARVITGLDAVFMLPLGVSAVTVGFGFLITLARPPLALTRSWWILPLAQAVVAVPLVVRTLLPTLRAIDPRQREAAAALGAGPARVLLTVDGPQLLRAGGLAAGFALATSLGEFGATSFLARPQEPTLPVVVYRLIGSPGSQNQGMALAGGVVLAVGSAAVMLGCEWLQTRLGPGGGHGDGRAVAATDGGGRP
- a CDS encoding thiamine ABC transporter substrate-binding protein, coding for MTTQSTQPGRQPARPARPVSSARAPLPGNRPSRHPARPALSRRALLAGTAAGAVGLGLAACGRSGKTDSKTVTVVTHDSFHVSDDLIKSFTSETGYTLKVATSGDAGALVNKLVLTKDAPLGDAVFGIDNTYATRALDQGVIDTSATVTLPQSAEGYVVADTPALAPIDVGDVCLNIDTGYFTGKGLTPPATFEDLTKPEYKGLLVAINPTNSSPGMAWLLATIGHFGAGSFADYWKQLTANDARIAEDWTSAYETDFSASGKGTYPVVVSYASSPSFTVSDDGASSSTSALLDTAFRQVEYAGVLKGAANPEGGKAFVEWMLSKAVQEDIPGQMYMYPVLPDATLPEALTKFGPLSIAPVTVDPKEITAHREEWLSTWTEAVGK